In the genome of Bradyrhizobium arachidis, one region contains:
- the hppD gene encoding 4-hydroxyphenylpyruvate dioxygenase, which produces MGPFPHDAPPATITADNPMGTDGFEFVEYAHPNPEELHALFKLMGYAPVARHRTKKITVYRQGDINYLVNEEPGTHGFEFVAAHGPCAPSMAFRVVDAKAAYERAIALGAEQADVSSAQKTLDVPAIKGIGGSLLYLVDRYGAKGSAYDAEFEWLGERDPRPHGAGLFYLDHLTHNVHRGRMDVWAGFYEKLFNFRQIRFFDIEGRASGLFSRALTSPDGKIRIPINEDAGDSGQIEEYLKTYRGEGIQHIACGCREIHGTIEGLRAAGLPFMPSPPETYFEKIDARLPKHGEDVVRLQRNGILIDGEGVVDGGQTKVLLQIFSANAIGPIFFEFIQRKGDDGFGEGNFKALFESIEEDQIRRGVLKVGNAA; this is translated from the coding sequence ATGGGTCCGTTTCCGCACGATGCACCGCCGGCCACAATCACCGCCGACAATCCGATGGGCACCGACGGGTTCGAGTTCGTCGAATATGCGCATCCCAATCCGGAAGAACTGCACGCGTTGTTCAAGTTGATGGGCTATGCGCCCGTCGCGCGCCACCGGACCAAGAAGATCACGGTCTATCGCCAGGGCGACATCAACTATCTCGTCAATGAGGAGCCCGGCACCCACGGCTTCGAGTTCGTCGCCGCCCACGGCCCCTGCGCGCCGTCCATGGCGTTTCGCGTCGTCGATGCCAAGGCGGCCTATGAGCGCGCGATTGCGCTCGGCGCGGAGCAAGCGGATGTGTCGTCGGCGCAGAAGACGCTCGACGTGCCCGCGATCAAGGGCATCGGCGGCAGCCTGCTTTATCTCGTCGATCGCTACGGTGCCAAGGGCTCGGCCTATGATGCCGAGTTCGAATGGCTCGGCGAGCGCGATCCGCGACCCCATGGTGCCGGCCTGTTCTATCTCGACCACCTCACCCACAACGTCCATCGCGGCCGTATGGATGTCTGGGCCGGCTTCTACGAAAAGCTGTTCAACTTCCGCCAGATCCGCTTCTTCGACATCGAGGGCCGCGCCTCCGGCCTGTTCTCGCGGGCGCTGACTAGCCCAGACGGCAAGATCCGGATTCCGATCAACGAGGACGCCGGCGATTCCGGGCAGATCGAGGAATATCTGAAAACCTACCGCGGCGAAGGCATACAGCACATCGCCTGCGGCTGCCGCGAGATCCACGGCACGATCGAAGGCCTGCGCGCCGCCGGCCTGCCCTTCATGCCGTCGCCGCCAGAGACCTATTTCGAGAAGATCGACGCACGCCTGCCCAAGCACGGCGAAGACGTCGTACGGTTGCAGCGGAACGGCATCCTGATCGACGGCGAAGGCGTGGTCGATGGCGGCCAGACCAAGGTGCTGCTGCAGATCTTCTCGGCGAACGCGATCGGCCCGATCTTCTTCGAATTCATCCAGCGCAAGGGCGACGACGGCTTTGGCGAGGGCAATTTCAAGGCCCTGTTCGAGTCGATCGAGGAGGACCAGATCCGGCGCGGGGTGTTGAAGGTGGGTAACGCGGCGTAG
- a CDS encoding CaiB/BaiF CoA transferase family protein: MLDKPAQNTSVRTSGPLSGFRVVEFAGIGPGPFACMMLADMGADVVTLDRVGARKSMKSVAGRGRKVIELDLKDKAAIAQVLDLLASADALVEGFRPGVMERLGLGPDVVLARNPKLVYGRMTGWGQEGPLANAAGHDINYISITGALAAIGTKEAPVPPLNLVGDFGGGALYLVVGVLAALLEAQKSGKGQVVDAAMCDGAASLMSFFFDMTTLGRWTEGRNQNFLDGGAHFYGVYECACGHFVSIGSIEPQFYALLREHAGLTDADFDAQMNPKAWPALKEKLKAVFKSKTREDWCRIMEGTDICFAPVLTMSEATQHPHMVAREVFLERHGVKQPAPAPRFSRTPSAVREPEGAEISAVTAAWKR, from the coding sequence GTGCTCGATAAACCAGCCCAGAACACATCCGTCCGCACCTCCGGCCCGCTGTCGGGCTTCCGCGTCGTCGAATTCGCCGGCATCGGGCCCGGCCCGTTCGCCTGCATGATGCTGGCCGACATGGGCGCCGATGTCGTGACGCTCGACCGCGTCGGCGCCAGGAAGAGCATGAAGTCGGTGGCCGGCCGCGGCCGCAAGGTGATCGAGCTCGACCTCAAGGACAAGGCGGCGATCGCGCAAGTGCTCGACCTGCTCGCCAGCGCCGATGCGCTGGTCGAGGGCTTTCGTCCTGGCGTGATGGAGCGGCTCGGGCTCGGCCCCGATGTGGTGCTCGCACGCAATCCAAAACTCGTCTACGGCCGCATGACCGGCTGGGGCCAGGAAGGCCCGCTCGCCAACGCGGCCGGCCATGACATCAACTACATCTCCATCACCGGCGCGCTCGCCGCGATCGGCACCAAGGAAGCACCGGTGCCGCCGCTCAACCTCGTCGGCGATTTCGGCGGCGGCGCGCTCTATCTCGTCGTCGGCGTGCTCGCCGCGCTGCTGGAAGCGCAGAAATCCGGCAAGGGACAGGTGGTGGACGCCGCGATGTGCGACGGCGCAGCATCGCTGATGTCGTTCTTCTTCGACATGACGACGCTCGGCCGCTGGACCGAAGGGCGTAACCAGAACTTCCTCGATGGCGGCGCACATTTCTATGGCGTCTACGAATGCGCCTGCGGCCACTTCGTCTCGATCGGCTCGATCGAGCCGCAGTTCTACGCGCTGCTGCGCGAGCACGCGGGCCTGACTGACGCAGATTTCGACGCGCAGATGAATCCCAAGGCCTGGCCGGCGCTGAAGGAGAAGCTGAAGGCCGTGTTCAAGAGCAAGACGCGCGAGGACTGGTGCAGGATCATGGAAGGCACCGACATCTGCTTTGCGCCAGTGCTGACCATGTCGGAAGCGACGCAGCATCCGCACATGGTGGCGCGCGAGGTCTTTCTCGAGCGCCACGGCGTGAAGCAGCCTGCGCCCGCGCCGAGATTCTCACGCACGCCGTCGGCGGTGCGTGAGCCGGAGGGTGCGGAGATCAGTGCGGTGACGGCCGCGTGGAAGCGATAG
- a CDS encoding xanthine dehydrogenase family protein molybdopterin-binding subunit encodes MGVEGIGARVVRKEDKRFITGKGRYVDDIKLTGMTHAHFIRSPHAHAKVRKIDSSAALKMPGVVAVLTGQQLVDDKVGNLICGWAITSKDGSPMKMGAWPAMAPETVRFVGQAVAVVIADSKNLARDAAESVVVDYEELPAVADMQSAIKAGAPQLHPEAPGNQVYDWVIGDEGAVSAAFSKAANVVKLDVTNNRLAPNAMEPRAAIADYDAAEEHFTLYTTSQNPHVARLVLSAFYNIAPEHKLRVIAPDVGGGFGSKIFIYPEEMVALWASKKVGRPVKWTGDRTEAFLTDAHGRDHVTHAEMAFDANNKIIGLKVKTYANFGAYMSLFSSSVPTYLYATLLSGQYNIPAIHAEVIGVYTNTTPVDAYRGAGRPEASYLIERLMETAARQLNVDPAQLRRTNFITQFPHQTPVIMAYDTGDFNASLDAAMKAIDYAGFAARKAQAKSQGKLRGIGVSCYIEACGIAPSKAVGSLGAGVGLWESAEVRVNPVGTIEILTGSHSHGQGHETTFCQLVADRLGVPISQVSIVHGDTDKVQFGMGTYGSRSAAVGLTAILKAMEKMESKAKKIAAHALEASEADIVIENGEFKVTGTDKAIAFPMVALAAYTAHNLPDGMEPGLKESAFYDPTNFTFPAGAYICELEVDPGTGKTSFVNFVAADDFGRLINPMIVEGQVHGGLAQGIGQALLEHAIYDANGQPVTASFMDYSMPRADDLPSFNLSHTTTLCPGNPLGIKGCGEAGAIGASAAVINAITDAIGKNNLEMPATPDRVWRTIHAA; translated from the coding sequence CGCCAAGGTGCGGAAGATCGACTCGTCCGCCGCGCTGAAGATGCCGGGCGTGGTCGCGGTGCTCACCGGGCAACAGCTGGTCGACGACAAGGTCGGCAACCTCATCTGCGGCTGGGCCATCACCTCCAAGGACGGCAGCCCGATGAAGATGGGCGCATGGCCGGCGATGGCGCCGGAGACGGTGCGCTTCGTCGGCCAGGCCGTCGCGGTCGTGATCGCCGACAGCAAGAATCTCGCACGCGACGCGGCCGAATCCGTGGTCGTGGACTACGAAGAGCTACCGGCCGTCGCCGACATGCAGTCGGCCATCAAGGCTGGCGCACCGCAGCTCCACCCCGAGGCACCCGGCAACCAGGTCTATGACTGGGTGATCGGCGACGAGGGCGCGGTCAGCGCCGCCTTCTCGAAGGCTGCCAACGTGGTCAAGCTCGACGTCACCAACAACCGCCTCGCGCCGAACGCGATGGAGCCGCGCGCGGCGATCGCCGACTATGACGCGGCGGAGGAGCACTTCACTCTTTATACGACATCGCAGAACCCGCACGTCGCCCGCCTCGTGCTGTCGGCATTCTACAACATCGCCCCCGAGCACAAGCTGCGCGTGATCGCCCCCGACGTCGGTGGCGGCTTCGGCTCGAAGATCTTCATCTATCCGGAAGAGATGGTGGCGTTGTGGGCCTCGAAGAAAGTCGGCCGTCCCGTGAAATGGACCGGCGACCGCACCGAAGCCTTCCTCACCGACGCGCATGGCCGCGACCATGTGACCCATGCCGAGATGGCGTTCGACGCCAACAACAAGATCATCGGCCTGAAGGTGAAGACCTACGCCAATTTCGGCGCCTACATGTCGCTGTTCTCCTCGTCAGTGCCGACCTATCTCTACGCGACGCTGCTGTCGGGCCAGTACAACATCCCGGCGATCCACGCCGAGGTGATCGGGGTCTACACCAACACCACGCCGGTCGATGCCTATCGCGGCGCTGGCCGCCCCGAGGCGAGCTATCTGATCGAGCGTCTGATGGAGACGGCCGCTCGGCAGCTGAACGTCGATCCGGCCCAGTTGCGCCGGACCAACTTCATCACCCAGTTCCCGCACCAGACGCCTGTGATCATGGCCTATGACACCGGCGACTTTAACGCGTCGCTCGATGCGGCGATGAAGGCGATCGACTATGCCGGCTTTGCCGCGCGCAAGGCGCAAGCAAAGTCGCAGGGCAAGCTGCGCGGCATCGGCGTGTCCTGCTACATCGAGGCCTGCGGCATCGCGCCGTCCAAGGCGGTCGGCAGCCTGGGCGCCGGCGTCGGCCTGTGGGAATCCGCAGAAGTGCGCGTCAACCCGGTCGGCACCATCGAGATCCTCACGGGCTCGCACAGCCACGGCCAGGGCCACGAGACGACGTTCTGCCAGCTCGTCGCCGATCGCCTCGGCGTTCCGATCAGCCAGGTCTCGATCGTGCATGGCGACACCGACAAGGTGCAGTTCGGCATGGGCACCTACGGCTCGCGCTCCGCAGCCGTCGGCCTCACCGCGATCCTGAAGGCCATGGAGAAGATGGAATCCAAGGCCAAGAAGATCGCCGCGCATGCGCTGGAAGCGTCGGAAGCCGACATCGTCATCGAGAATGGCGAGTTCAAGGTGACCGGCACCGACAAGGCGATCGCCTTCCCGATGGTCGCGCTTGCGGCCTACACCGCGCACAACCTGCCTGACGGGATGGAGCCGGGCCTGAAGGAAAGCGCCTTCTACGACCCGACCAACTTCACCTTCCCGGCCGGCGCCTATATCTGCGAGCTCGAGGTCGATCCCGGCACGGGCAAGACCTCCTTCGTCAACTTCGTCGCGGCCGACGATTTCGGCCGGCTGATCAACCCGATGATTGTCGAAGGCCAGGTCCATGGCGGCCTCGCGCAAGGCATCGGGCAGGCGCTGCTCGAGCACGCCATCTACGATGCCAACGGCCAGCCGGTCACGGCCTCGTTCATGGATTACTCCATGCCGCGCGCCGACGATCTGCCCTCGTTCAACCTCTCCCACACCACGACGCTGTGCCCGGGCAATCCCTTGGGCATCAAGGGTTGCGGTGAGGCCGGCGCGATCGGCGCCTCCGCGGCCGTGATCAACGCGATTACGGATGCGATCGGCAAGAACAATCTGGAAATGCCCGCAACCCCTGACCGGGTGTGGCGCACGATCCACGCGGCTTAA
- a CDS encoding FAD binding domain-containing protein, producing the protein MYQTTYHRASSVDEAASLFGKGSEAKFLAGGQTLLPVMKQRLAGPSDLIDLGKIKELIGVEAAGDTLTIKAATPHYDVATSDVAKKAIPALAYLASLIGDPAVRYRGTIGGSIANNDPAADYPAALLALGATVKTNKRSIAAEDFFKGLFTTALEDGEIITAVSFPVLAKAGYAKMRHPASRFALTAVFVAQTKSGEIRVAATGASQSGVMRVGAIEAALKANWSPSALDSVSIPASGLLADIHGTAEYRANLVKVMAQRAVAAAG; encoded by the coding sequence ATGTACCAGACCACCTATCATCGCGCCTCCTCGGTCGACGAAGCCGCCAGTCTGTTCGGCAAGGGCAGCGAGGCAAAATTCCTCGCCGGCGGCCAGACGCTGCTGCCGGTGATGAAGCAGCGCCTCGCGGGGCCCTCCGACCTGATCGACCTCGGCAAGATCAAGGAGCTGATCGGTGTCGAGGCCGCCGGCGACACGCTGACCATCAAGGCCGCCACGCCGCATTACGATGTGGCGACCAGCGATGTCGCGAAGAAGGCGATCCCCGCGCTCGCCTATCTGGCGTCGCTGATCGGCGATCCCGCCGTGCGGTATCGCGGCACGATCGGCGGCTCGATCGCCAACAACGATCCCGCCGCGGATTACCCGGCCGCATTGCTCGCGCTCGGCGCCACCGTGAAGACCAACAAGCGGTCGATTGCGGCGGAGGATTTCTTCAAGGGCCTGTTCACCACGGCACTTGAAGACGGCGAGATCATCACCGCCGTGTCGTTCCCGGTTCTGGCGAAAGCGGGCTATGCCAAGATGCGGCACCCTGCCTCACGCTTCGCGCTGACCGCCGTGTTCGTCGCGCAGACGAAATCCGGCGAGATCCGCGTCGCCGCCACCGGCGCCTCGCAGAGCGGCGTGATGCGGGTTGGCGCCATCGAAGCCGCGCTGAAGGCGAACTGGTCGCCGTCCGCACTCGACAGCGTCAGCATCCCCGCGAGCGGACTATTGGCCGACATCCACGGCACGGCGGAGTACCGCGCCAACCTCGTCAAGGTGATGGCGCAGCGCGCGGTAGCTGCGGCCGGGTGA
- a CDS encoding Lrp/AsnC family transcriptional regulator, which yields MISVDAFDLKILTALQDDGRLTNQELAEVAGLSASQCSRRRMRLEEEKVIAGYHADLSSEALGFGVIAFIQVGLATHSPDNSKRFRALVNRIDEIQEAYSLTGDADYVLKAVLRDLKGLSNLVNDVLMPHQSVAHVRSSIVLDRLKESSKLPLKEIKPG from the coding sequence ATGATCTCCGTGGACGCCTTTGACCTCAAGATCCTGACCGCGCTCCAGGATGACGGTCGCCTCACTAACCAGGAGCTCGCCGAGGTCGCGGGCCTCTCGGCCTCGCAATGCTCGAGGCGGCGGATGCGGCTGGAGGAAGAGAAGGTGATCGCGGGCTATCACGCTGACCTCTCCAGCGAGGCGCTCGGCTTCGGCGTGATCGCCTTCATCCAGGTGGGGCTCGCGACCCATTCGCCGGACAATTCAAAGCGCTTCCGTGCCCTGGTCAACCGCATCGACGAGATCCAGGAGGCCTATTCCTTGACGGGAGATGCCGACTACGTGCTCAAGGCGGTGCTGCGCGACCTCAAGGGCCTTTCCAACCTTGTGAACGACGTGCTGATGCCGCACCAGAGCGTCGCTCATGTGCGCTCATCCATCGTGCTCGATCGTCTCAAGGAAAGCTCAAAGCTGCCGCTGAAGGAGATCAAGCCCGGCTGA